In a single window of the Anaerocolumna cellulosilytica genome:
- a CDS encoding radical SAM/SPASM domain-containing protein → MKRFKKIYIEITNACNLSCSFCPQTKRQGEFMKEEFFEQILKQIKPYTDYIYLHVKGEPLLHERIGDFLAIAGKNGFYVNITTNGTLIKRATEHLLYKSALRQINFSIHSFGGKEGIACQDYIEDILESSDRLQRHMGTFISYRFWNLNQNPDTELNCKNRAMLRAIEAHYGLDYEIKQQVIPGRGLKIKDKVYINQDFEFRWPALTEKEDAGIGFCHGLRNQAAILVDGTVIPCCLDGEGIINLGNLKDNIFGEIIESKRAKTIYDGFSKRIAAEELCKKCGYRQKFGM, encoded by the coding sequence ATGAAAAGATTTAAAAAAATTTATATAGAAATAACCAATGCATGTAATTTATCCTGCAGTTTTTGTCCTCAGACCAAACGTCAGGGTGAATTTATGAAGGAAGAATTTTTTGAACAAATATTAAAACAAATAAAACCTTACACAGATTATATCTATCTTCATGTAAAGGGTGAACCTCTTTTGCACGAGAGGATAGGAGATTTCCTTGCTATAGCTGGAAAGAATGGTTTTTATGTAAATATTACAACCAATGGAACTCTTATAAAAAGGGCAACGGAGCACCTGCTGTATAAATCTGCTTTACGGCAGATTAACTTTTCTATTCACAGTTTTGGTGGAAAAGAGGGCATAGCTTGCCAAGATTATATAGAGGATATTTTAGAAAGTTCCGATAGGTTGCAAAGGCATATGGGCACATTTATTTCATACAGGTTTTGGAATCTGAATCAGAACCCAGATACTGAACTTAACTGTAAGAACCGGGCTATGTTAAGAGCAATTGAAGCACATTATGGACTGGATTATGAAATAAAACAACAGGTTATACCCGGAAGAGGTCTAAAGATAAAGGATAAGGTTTACATCAATCAAGATTTTGAATTCCGCTGGCCGGCACTAACCGAAAAAGAAGATGCCGGAATTGGTTTTTGCCATGGGTTAAGAAATCAGGCGGCAATACTCGTGGACGGAACAGTAATTCCCTGTTGTCTCGATGGCGAAGGAATTATAAATCTTGGTAATTTAAAGGATAACATATTTGGTGAAATAATAGAAAGTAAGAGAGCAAAGACTATATATGACGGTTTTTCAAAACGTATAGCAGCAGAAGAACTTTGCAAAAAGTGTGGATACCGGCAAAAATTTGGTATGTAG
- a CDS encoding YibE/F family protein yields the protein MSSTKKYGKSPKLDLHVQNFRKKDQTIKGITLAVACIIIIAAGFIIPNEAMQNGEKGVVYYKGKVMQVQEDTTVVDEATEGVRRGSQKLLIKITEGPDKGKIIALDNYLSALYNIYAKEGTKLVLRATMYEEGTNYSIYNYDRTTVLYGFVVLFILVLCVIGGKKGLMALLGLLFTLLAVIRILLPLLIKGHPAVPITLLLIIVTTIISFILLDGINKKTIAAAAGTIAGVVVSGGFAYVAGMIGHISGFQMEEAESLLLIAGTEGIKIKNLLVCGVLIASLGAVMDVAMSIASSIHELQEVNHTLSRAELFHSGMNIGKDAMGTMANTLILAFTGSSLNLLLMIYSYGIPYSQLINTDIIAIEIIKGIAGSIGIVLTVPFVAFVSSRIEGYSIQHHNKIEAAS from the coding sequence ATGAGTAGTACAAAAAAATACGGTAAATCCCCTAAATTGGATTTACATGTTCAGAATTTTCGAAAGAAAGACCAGACGATAAAAGGTATAACATTAGCAGTAGCATGTATTATAATAATTGCTGCCGGATTCATAATACCGAATGAGGCAATGCAGAATGGTGAAAAAGGTGTTGTTTATTATAAAGGAAAAGTAATGCAGGTACAGGAAGATACTACGGTTGTGGATGAAGCGACAGAAGGCGTTAGAAGAGGTAGCCAGAAACTATTGATAAAAATTACAGAAGGACCTGATAAGGGTAAAATTATAGCCTTGGATAATTATTTAAGTGCACTATACAATATCTATGCAAAGGAAGGGACGAAACTCGTTCTACGTGCTACGATGTACGAAGAAGGTACCAATTATTCCATATATAATTATGACAGGACAACGGTTTTATATGGGTTTGTGGTCCTGTTTATTTTAGTTTTATGCGTAATTGGCGGTAAAAAAGGACTGATGGCTTTATTGGGACTTTTATTTACATTACTGGCAGTAATAAGGATTCTGTTACCTTTATTAATAAAAGGGCACCCGGCTGTACCAATTACCCTTTTATTAATTATAGTAACAACCATTATTTCTTTTATTCTTTTAGACGGTATTAACAAAAAGACAATAGCTGCAGCAGCAGGAACGATAGCTGGTGTAGTCGTATCAGGTGGTTTTGCTTATGTGGCAGGAATGATTGGTCACATCTCCGGTTTTCAGATGGAGGAAGCAGAATCTCTGCTCTTAATTGCCGGAACAGAAGGGATAAAAATCAAAAACCTGTTGGTATGCGGAGTACTGATAGCATCCCTTGGGGCGGTTATGGATGTGGCTATGAGTATAGCTTCTTCCATTCATGAACTGCAGGAAGTGAATCATACGCTGAGTAGGGCAGAGCTATTTCATTCCGGTATGAACATTGGAAAAGATGCAATGGGTACAATGGCAAATACTTTAATATTAGCTTTTACCGGTTCTTCGCTTAACCTGTTACTAATGATTTATTCTTATGGAATTCCTTACTCACAATTAATAAATACTGATATTATTGCCATTGAAATCATAAAGGGAATCGCCGGAAGCATTGGTATTGTACTTACAGTTCCTTTTGTAGCTTTTGTCAGTTCAAGAATTGAAGGTTATAGTATACAGCATCATAATAAAATAGAAGCCGCTTCTTAA
- a CDS encoding CehA/McbA family metallohydrolase has protein sequence MHVKTSKRVSLLLVTVMLVTSLISPFHQSVTQAESGTKEKIAVLTFAPAANTEDGVLAIPDTMPYHKEELGSTIDTNAAYAKSTNTLLRATNWELGDYWSFGFRTTGYDNFSIQYNQRSSGTGPRDFKLQYSLNNNAWIDVGGGAYAVTDSNSAVYSFDLPLGLSGDQLYLRMVTTSDISCRAGTGNFSQTEKIQAGGVNNIGNITLSGIRLEGYEPVTVEPVTANYESNSVVDKDAFIELYSPSVVTGGAIVTGGAIRYAVNSGSFRNYTEPFTLSEYGADKSNTDFTIETYAELNGIKSIYSTYYYYTNEKELPGTVMDPIPRELADSLGAFTIDTVYGLTKNTSVTVVGQVAFRYGNVYNGANSINTVVLQDVIEGEIIGLQVYDTGNVYTVGDIVTVTGIVGDYNNVRQLSGITEVKVVAKAEPFKPQVKTIAELKAGGDTYLSEYILIKDAVIGVYNSSGNTTITDSTGSVDLFKGALLPEGIKEGDTISLHAAWSKYNSTYQLRNGAATDYVAKVKDGYLLDTSLNLKAASFAGTSELPGVVVYGDKYTANDYLNTSVNLIHSSGEKPQLTTTSGGVTSYFLGTKGSRAGSYYQIELSSIYYGNLQFSYSMKGSSTGPKNFNVLYSTDGNTWIQANTASFSITGANKWESFTVTLPSGVNHKESLYIRLQVADDISINNGAIGSSGTNYLSEVTVMGNPVVSDSIVGYPVIRPGDEQIRQGEELTLSSGTEGAELYYSFDGTNYSKYDNINKPILTELPVTVTVYGKKEGLKDSLSIIKTYTQAQTASVKADPNGGARPLGTKVTLTTATEGAEISYSLDGGSNWLTYNKDNKISLDKFPTVILAKAQKTGYKDSENSTFSYTQRLNEDYNLYFGQLHSHTDYSDGAGTCDQAFKYAKNTAEQIDFLAVTDHSNSFDNAAAATISDGSMSTEWVEGHRLAENYTDDTFVGIYGYEMTWSNGLGHINTFNTPGFQSRTQPQYSTYSTALGNYYAALKTETGSISQFNHPGTTFGDFSDFAHYDKEIDELITLIEVGNGEGAIGSSGYFPSYEYYTRALDKGWHVAPTNNQDNHKGYWGDSNTARTVVLADSLTQENLYDAMRNMRVYASEDNDLEIQYTLNGEIMGTILDTVPDLVNIKVIMNDPTDAAIGKVEVIVNGGLSIAQETVATNQGTVEFKLPANYSYYYIRITQPDKNIAVTAPVWIKEVEAVGISSMNTTAVLPVKGESLPINIDIFNNETEDFIIDSIEYTVNNQVIHSVDLEKAGLTRLEAYKTGAYSFSYIYPEAGTITIHVILKGSLAGIPKVYQSVLKLTFVDLNMVTNVVVDGTHYNDYVTGYYGGNMGNFSEMAASENIKVNIVKDKFTKEILSNCDLLIVSAPAKKSGTANAGAYETAHFEQEFIELVTEYVNNGGTLVLCGLADYQDTSDGQSSTEINKILTSIGATTRLNSDEAVDDSNNGGQNYRLYLTDFNSNSAYIGGIEAGQLYSAYSGCTVLLDETAVLQGRAEYLVKGHPTTYSIDSKTFGEGYTAVNKGETVSLARETLINGSNVFVAGTVFMSDFEVKVELDNIWDLPYANKTILLNVLKTIKKEISVSDISEVRKGIKGEIYSAEGIVTAGTVSGNAFFDTIYIEDETGGINIFPINEGLIEIGQKVKVTGYLDEYLGDLELRVITAEVTDTTKNLIEPLTVTAKEAMEYGKNGGRLVKIQGKVTNVIHKNNIVETIFIKDNSGVTARIFVDGYIKYSKEGGQTLETIAKTGNELSAVGLVSFDTEGERLRVRDRSEITLIKDNNTKPGSETSGDSDNNSNDNSNTSVSVERDFKNNVQILTTITKTIDSMGNTVITKVITKSDLTSGSTKEIRYEIETMNEKAGTKVLAVRVYDSKMVLTKAEAYVALGSLTVKKDEARIIKAVVPEAALTTALLNATRDVPLEITLKLPVKETMKRIKEQAVNEIDIQLNLPELILNSDRANIRVINLQKEIVKAAKQEGKTITLTILEKGRTVYSWKLNGTNLKTSKEKITDINVALKLISLEKATTIHPTIKPYITGDTSKNGLSVNFLHNGILPSTAEVTMYVGNQENYKPGKKVYIYYFNEKAKYGTKRKNLSRLDESSKVEAVVDKNGYITFNISHCSAYVILPEKPDKAIVASLIEQVQVPATKTLSIDKAVYMGVKLPMDIKLPEITYISGNPMTAVVNKKGLITPKKAGEVTITTRITINGTTKSYKTKLMIKK, from the coding sequence ATGCACGTAAAAACAAGTAAAAGAGTGTCATTATTACTTGTTACCGTGATGCTGGTGACATCTCTTATTTCACCATTTCATCAATCGGTAACCCAGGCGGAGTCTGGGACAAAAGAAAAAATAGCGGTCTTAACATTTGCTCCCGCAGCAAATACAGAAGACGGGGTATTAGCAATTCCCGATACCATGCCCTATCATAAGGAGGAACTTGGAAGTACCATTGACACCAATGCAGCTTACGCCAAAAGTACAAATACCCTGCTTAGGGCTACGAATTGGGAACTTGGAGATTATTGGTCGTTTGGTTTTAGGACAACCGGCTACGATAATTTCTCCATCCAATATAATCAAAGATCCTCAGGGACAGGACCCAGAGATTTTAAGTTACAATACAGCTTAAATAACAATGCGTGGATTGATGTTGGAGGGGGAGCATACGCGGTTACCGATTCCAATTCAGCAGTATACTCCTTTGACTTACCCTTGGGTTTAAGCGGTGATCAGTTGTATCTTAGAATGGTTACAACAAGTGATATTTCCTGCCGCGCAGGGACAGGCAATTTTTCGCAGACAGAAAAGATACAGGCAGGTGGAGTGAATAATATAGGTAATATAACCCTGTCTGGTATCAGACTTGAGGGTTATGAACCGGTTACTGTAGAGCCGGTTACGGCTAACTATGAAAGTAATTCTGTAGTTGATAAGGATGCATTCATTGAATTATACTCGCCAAGCGTTGTAACCGGCGGTGCTATCGTAACCGGCGGGGCAATTCGTTATGCTGTGAATAGCGGTTCTTTTAGAAACTATACAGAACCATTTACCTTGTCAGAGTATGGGGCGGATAAATCGAATACAGATTTTACGATAGAAACTTATGCAGAACTGAATGGAATCAAAAGTATATATTCGACTTATTATTATTACACCAACGAAAAGGAACTGCCCGGTACGGTTATGGATCCAATTCCTAGAGAGCTGGCGGACAGCCTTGGAGCTTTCACCATTGACACAGTTTATGGACTTACGAAGAATACATCGGTTACGGTTGTAGGACAGGTAGCTTTTAGATATGGTAATGTATACAACGGAGCCAATAGTATTAATACCGTTGTGCTACAGGATGTTATCGAGGGGGAAATCATTGGTTTACAGGTATATGACACCGGCAATGTATATACTGTAGGTGATATAGTGACAGTTACTGGTATTGTTGGCGACTATAATAATGTCAGACAGTTGTCCGGTATAACAGAGGTGAAGGTGGTAGCCAAGGCTGAACCTTTTAAACCGCAAGTTAAAACCATAGCGGAATTAAAAGCAGGAGGAGATACGTATCTTTCTGAATACATATTGATTAAAGATGCGGTTATAGGAGTCTATAATTCTTCCGGGAACACTACAATAACAGATTCTACCGGAAGTGTAGATTTATTTAAAGGAGCCTTATTACCAGAGGGTATTAAGGAAGGCGATACCATAAGCCTGCATGCGGCATGGTCAAAATACAATTCAACGTATCAGCTTCGCAACGGAGCTGCGACAGATTATGTGGCTAAAGTAAAAGACGGCTACCTACTTGATACGTCTCTGAATTTAAAAGCGGCATCCTTTGCAGGAACGAGTGAACTGCCGGGAGTCGTAGTTTATGGAGATAAATATACCGCCAATGATTATTTGAACACCTCCGTAAACTTAATCCATTCTTCTGGTGAAAAACCACAGTTAACGACTACCAGCGGGGGAGTAACAAGTTATTTTCTGGGAACGAAGGGAAGCAGAGCAGGTTCTTATTATCAGATAGAACTATCTTCTATTTATTATGGGAACTTACAGTTTTCTTATTCCATGAAAGGATCTAGCACCGGACCGAAAAATTTTAATGTACTATATAGTACGGATGGTAATACATGGATTCAGGCTAATACAGCATCTTTTTCCATAACGGGAGCAAATAAATGGGAAAGTTTCACGGTCACCTTACCAAGTGGAGTTAATCATAAAGAAAGTCTATATATCCGGTTACAGGTGGCGGATGACATATCAATTAATAATGGGGCCATTGGCAGCAGTGGAACCAATTACCTTAGTGAAGTTACTGTGATGGGAAACCCTGTGGTTTCTGATAGCATTGTTGGTTATCCTGTCATTCGTCCTGGGGATGAGCAGATACGTCAGGGAGAAGAATTAACTCTTTCTTCTGGGACAGAGGGGGCAGAGCTTTATTACTCCTTTGACGGAACCAATTATAGTAAATATGATAACATAAATAAGCCTATATTAACAGAACTACCGGTTACCGTAACTGTATATGGGAAAAAGGAAGGCCTAAAGGACAGCCTTTCTATCATTAAAACATATACGCAAGCACAAACCGCATCGGTGAAAGCAGACCCGAACGGAGGTGCAAGACCCCTTGGAACTAAAGTAACCCTGACAACGGCAACGGAAGGTGCGGAGATTTCGTATTCTTTAGATGGTGGTTCTAATTGGCTTACTTATAATAAAGACAATAAGATTTCATTAGATAAATTCCCAACCGTAATACTAGCAAAAGCCCAAAAAACTGGTTATAAGGACAGTGAGAATAGTACTTTTTCCTACACGCAGCGGTTAAATGAGGACTACAATTTATATTTTGGACAATTACATTCCCATACGGATTATTCCGACGGAGCAGGTACCTGTGACCAGGCTTTTAAATACGCTAAAAATACGGCAGAACAGATTGATTTTTTGGCAGTAACGGATCATTCTAATTCCTTTGATAATGCTGCGGCAGCTACTATCTCAGACGGCAGTATGAGTACCGAATGGGTAGAAGGGCATAGGCTGGCAGAAAACTATACCGATGATACTTTTGTAGGCATCTACGGTTATGAAATGACCTGGTCCAATGGCTTGGGACATATAAATACATTTAATACTCCGGGCTTTCAAAGCCGTACACAGCCGCAGTATAGTACGTATTCTACCGCATTAGGTAATTATTATGCTGCATTAAAGACAGAGACAGGTTCCATCAGTCAGTTTAATCATCCGGGTACAACCTTTGGTGATTTCAGTGACTTCGCTCATTATGACAAAGAAATCGATGAATTAATTACCTTAATAGAGGTTGGAAATGGTGAAGGTGCAATTGGCAGCTCTGGTTATTTTCCTTCTTATGAGTATTACACCCGTGCACTTGATAAGGGCTGGCATGTGGCTCCAACCAATAATCAGGATAATCATAAAGGCTACTGGGGAGATTCTAATACTGCAAGGACAGTTGTATTAGCAGACAGCCTGACGCAGGAAAATCTTTATGATGCAATGAGAAATATGCGGGTATATGCATCAGAGGACAATGACTTGGAGATACAGTATACCCTAAACGGTGAAATCATGGGAACTATACTGGATACAGTACCGGATTTAGTAAATATTAAGGTAATAATGAATGATCCTACTGACGCAGCCATTGGAAAAGTAGAGGTTATCGTGAATGGCGGACTTAGCATAGCACAGGAAACGGTAGCTACAAACCAGGGAACAGTTGAATTTAAACTTCCCGCAAACTATTCTTATTATTATATAAGAATTACTCAACCGGATAAAAATATTGCTGTAACAGCACCGGTGTGGATAAAAGAGGTAGAGGCAGTTGGGATTTCTTCCATGAATACCACTGCTGTATTGCCGGTAAAAGGGGAGTCTCTGCCGATAAATATTGATATATTTAACAATGAGACGGAGGATTTCATAATTGATTCAATAGAGTATACGGTTAATAATCAAGTAATTCACAGTGTAGATCTTGAAAAGGCAGGCCTAACTAGGCTAGAGGCGTACAAAACCGGTGCCTATAGCTTCTCTTATATATATCCGGAAGCTGGTACAATCACTATACATGTTATATTAAAAGGAAGTCTTGCCGGAATTCCCAAGGTTTATCAAAGTGTTCTAAAGCTGACTTTTGTGGATCTTAATATGGTGACAAACGTTGTAGTTGACGGAACCCATTATAATGATTATGTCACGGGTTATTATGGTGGGAATATGGGGAACTTTTCGGAAATGGCAGCTAGTGAAAACATAAAAGTAAATATCGTTAAAGATAAATTTACCAAAGAAATTCTATCCAATTGTGATTTGCTTATTGTTTCTGCACCTGCCAAAAAATCCGGCACTGCAAATGCCGGTGCGTATGAAACCGCTCATTTTGAGCAGGAATTTATAGAACTTGTTACAGAATACGTAAATAATGGAGGAACTTTGGTTCTTTGTGGCCTCGCTGATTACCAGGATACCTCGGACGGTCAATCATCTACAGAAATCAATAAGATACTTACAAGTATTGGTGCTACTACCAGGCTTAATAGTGATGAAGCGGTGGATGATAGTAACAATGGCGGACAGAACTATCGGCTGTATCTGACGGATTTTAATTCGAACTCAGCATATATCGGTGGAATAGAGGCAGGTCAGCTTTATAGTGCCTATAGCGGTTGCACAGTATTGCTTGATGAAACAGCCGTTTTACAGGGCAGAGCAGAATATTTAGTTAAGGGGCATCCAACTACCTATTCAATTGACAGTAAGACCTTTGGAGAAGGGTATACGGCTGTTAATAAAGGAGAGACAGTGAGTCTGGCAAGGGAAACCTTAATTAATGGCAGTAACGTATTTGTTGCAGGTACAGTATTTATGTCAGATTTTGAAGTGAAGGTAGAATTAGATAATATATGGGATTTGCCTTATGCTAATAAGACGATTCTGCTTAATGTACTTAAGACCATTAAAAAAGAAATATCGGTTTCTGATATATCGGAGGTAAGAAAAGGAATCAAAGGAGAAATCTATAGTGCTGAAGGAATTGTTACTGCCGGAACTGTATCCGGGAATGCATTCTTTGACACCATATATATTGAGGATGAGACCGGTGGTATAAATATATTTCCCATTAATGAGGGACTAATTGAGATAGGGCAAAAAGTTAAAGTAACAGGGTATCTGGACGAGTATTTAGGAGATTTGGAACTGCGTGTGATTACTGCGGAAGTAACGGATACTACTAAAAATCTCATAGAACCATTAACAGTTACTGCAAAGGAGGCTATGGAGTATGGTAAAAATGGCGGACGGCTTGTAAAAATACAGGGAAAAGTAACGAATGTAATACATAAGAACAATATTGTTGAGACTATCTTTATTAAAGATAACAGCGGTGTAACAGCAAGGATATTTGTAGACGGCTACATAAAATATTCCAAAGAAGGTGGTCAGACACTGGAGACTATTGCAAAGACCGGTAATGAACTGAGCGCTGTTGGTTTGGTGTCCTTCGATACTGAGGGAGAACGGCTGAGGGTCAGGGACCGTTCAGAAATAACGCTTATTAAGGATAATAATACTAAACCTGGCAGCGAAACCAGCGGGGATAGTGATAACAATTCTAACGATAATAGCAATACTTCTGTATCCGTTGAAAGAGATTTTAAGAACAATGTCCAGATTTTAACAACAATCACAAAGACAATAGATTCCATGGGGAATACTGTAATTACTAAGGTGATTACAAAAAGTGATTTAACTTCAGGTAGTACAAAGGAAATACGTTACGAAATTGAAACAATGAATGAGAAGGCAGGTACAAAGGTACTGGCGGTTCGAGTTTATGATAGTAAGATGGTCTTAACAAAAGCGGAGGCATATGTTGCGTTAGGTAGTCTGACCGTGAAAAAGGATGAGGCTAGGATTATAAAGGCGGTAGTACCGGAGGCTGCTTTAACTACTGCTTTGTTAAATGCCACAAGGGATGTACCACTTGAGATTACCTTGAAACTCCCTGTAAAAGAAACCATGAAACGAATAAAGGAGCAGGCAGTAAACGAAATTGATATACAGTTAAACCTGCCGGAACTGATACTTAATTCAGACCGGGCAAATATTCGTGTGATAAATCTACAGAAAGAAATTGTAAAAGCAGCTAAGCAGGAAGGAAAGACAATAACTCTGACTATTCTTGAAAAGGGCAGAACGGTTTATTCCTGGAAATTAAATGGAACCAACTTAAAAACCTCCAAGGAAAAAATCACAGACATAAATGTTGCACTTAAGCTGATTTCCTTAGAAAAAGCAACCACAATTCATCCTACAATAAAGCCTTACATTACAGGAGATACAAGTAAAAACGGACTGAGTGTAAACTTCTTACACAATGGAATCCTTCCTAGTACTGCGGAAGTTACAATGTATGTAGGAAATCAAGAGAATTATAAGCCAGGGAAAAAAGTCTATATCTATTATTTTAATGAAAAAGCCAAGTATGGAACAAAACGGAAAAATCTATCCCGTTTAGATGAGAGTAGTAAAGTAGAGGCAGTAGTCGATAAAAATGGTTATATAACGTTTAATATCAGTCATTGTTCAGCCTATGTTATTTTACCGGAGAAACCGGATAAAGCAATTGTGGCTTCCCTCATAGAACAGGTACAGGTTCCGGCTACTAAAACCCTTAGTATAGATAAAGCCGTATATATGGGAGTAAAACTTCCCATGGATATAAAACTTCCGGAAATAACTTATATATCGGGTAATCCTATGACAGCAGTCGTTAATAAAAAAGGATTAATAACTCCTAAAAAAGCTGGTGAAGTAACCATTACCACAAGAATCACAATAAACGGAACTACAAAATCCTATAAGACGAAACTTATGATAAAAAAGTAA
- a CDS encoding metallophosphoesterase translates to MFTDKRLTQAFKKARVEYFDKNSKYIFFSDCHRGDDSMSDEFARNQQLFIHALDYYYNNGYVYVEVGDGDELWEYPNFKHIRLAHSDVFLELKKFNNENRLIILYGNHNIYLRNKFYVKRNYYQYYDEFNQQIQSLFNDITPYEALVLKHRQTGQEIFAVHGHQGDLMNDQLWVISMIMLRYFWRYLHVVGFHNPASPAKNLYKRHKIEKAYKKWIRRHKRMLICGHTHRPRFPKKKELPYFNTGCCIHSKGLTGIEILDGKILMVDWRIKADEAGALHVVRTVVRGPEDISKYAMLKFPS, encoded by the coding sequence ATGTTTACAGATAAAAGATTGACACAAGCCTTTAAAAAGGCACGGGTAGAATATTTTGACAAAAATTCCAAGTACATCTTTTTTAGTGACTGTCATAGAGGTGATGATAGTATGTCTGATGAATTTGCCAGAAATCAGCAGTTATTTATTCATGCTTTGGATTACTATTATAATAACGGCTATGTTTATGTTGAGGTAGGGGATGGGGATGAACTTTGGGAATATCCTAACTTTAAGCACATCAGGCTGGCCCATAGTGACGTATTTTTAGAACTTAAAAAATTTAATAATGAAAATCGTCTGATTATCTTATATGGTAATCACAATATTTATCTGCGAAATAAATTTTATGTGAAAAGAAACTATTATCAATACTATGATGAATTTAACCAGCAAATACAATCGCTTTTTAATGATATTACTCCTTATGAAGCCTTGGTACTAAAGCATAGACAAACCGGCCAGGAAATTTTTGCGGTTCACGGTCATCAAGGCGATTTAATGAATGACCAGCTCTGGGTCATATCTATGATTATGCTTCGCTATTTCTGGCGTTATCTACATGTGGTAGGCTTTCATAACCCTGCAAGTCCAGCCAAAAATTTGTACAAACGGCATAAAATTGAAAAAGCTTATAAAAAGTGGATACGAAGACACAAAAGAATGTTAATCTGCGGACATACCCACCGACCCAGATTTCCAAAGAAAAAAGAACTTCCCTATTTTAATACCGGATGCTGTATCCATTCAAAAGGCTTAACAGGTATTGAAATATTGGATGGCAAAATTCTTATGGTGGATTGGAGAATCAAAGCCGATGAAGCAGGTGCCCTTCATGTAGTCCGAACGGTTGTAAGAGGTCCGGAAGATATATCAAAATACGCAATGCTTAAATTTCCTTCTTAG
- a CDS encoding nucleotide sugar dehydrogenase: MNFIQRIQDRKEKITVIGLGYVGLPLAVAFAKKAEVIGFDINQDKVSKLKLGVDPTQELGDEVIQETTVEFTDDISRIGEGKFLVIVVPTPVNADKTPDLEPVITASKMVGKELKKGSIVVYESTVYPGVTEDICIPVLEKESGLICGVDFKVGYSPERINPGDKVHKLENIRKIVSGMDSESLDIIAGIYEMIVEAGVHKVSSIKVAEAAKVAENSQRDINIAFVNELAMVFDRMEIDTREVIEAMNSKWNALGFYPGLVGGHCIGVDPYYFIYEAQKLGYHSQIILSGRKINDGMAEFVADTIIKQLILADKNVKRAKVAILGITFKENCSDVRNSKVEDIVNFLKVYGIQPVIVDPVAEPDTIERIYGIRPLEIAEVSDMDCVVFTVGHDAFKGITLKNVEHMFDSCEGQEKVLIDVKGIFDRYEAVNAGFRYWRL, translated from the coding sequence ATGAATTTTATACAAAGGATTCAGGACAGGAAGGAAAAGATTACGGTAATCGGTTTAGGTTATGTAGGATTGCCTTTAGCTGTTGCATTTGCAAAGAAAGCAGAGGTGATAGGTTTTGATATTAACCAGGATAAAGTTTCAAAATTAAAGCTTGGTGTGGATCCTACGCAGGAATTAGGCGATGAAGTAATTCAGGAGACGACAGTAGAATTTACAGATGACATTAGTCGAATCGGCGAAGGAAAGTTTTTGGTTATTGTTGTACCTACTCCTGTAAATGCTGACAAAACCCCTGATTTGGAACCTGTTATTACTGCTTCAAAAATGGTAGGAAAAGAATTAAAAAAGGGTTCCATTGTGGTATATGAATCTACGGTATATCCAGGTGTCACAGAGGATATCTGCATCCCTGTATTGGAAAAAGAATCCGGTTTAATATGTGGTGTCGATTTCAAGGTAGGGTATTCACCTGAGCGTATTAATCCCGGTGACAAGGTTCATAAATTAGAAAATATAAGAAAAATTGTATCCGGTATGGATAGTGAAAGCCTGGATATTATAGCCGGTATATATGAAATGATTGTAGAGGCAGGCGTTCACAAGGTAAGTAGTATAAAAGTAGCTGAAGCAGCAAAAGTGGCTGAAAATAGCCAAAGAGACATTAATATTGCATTTGTCAATGAGCTTGCTATGGTATTTGACCGGATGGAGATAGATACACGGGAAGTCATTGAAGCAATGAATAGCAAATGGAATGCATTAGGGTTTTATCCCGGCCTTGTTGGCGGGCATTGTATAGGAGTTGATCCTTATTATTTTATATATGAAGCTCAGAAGCTTGGATATCACTCTCAAATTATTTTATCCGGCAGAAAAATAAATGACGGAATGGCAGAATTTGTTGCAGATACTATCATTAAACAATTGATTCTTGCGGATAAAAACGTTAAAAGGGCAAAAGTGGCAATCCTTGGAATTACATTCAAAGAAAATTGCTCGGATGTCAGGAACTCTAAAGTAGAGGATATTGTTAATTTCTTAAAGGTTTACGGTATACAGCCTGTGATTGTTGATCCTGTTGCGGAGCCGGATACAATCGAAAGAATCTATGGGATAAGACCTCTTGAAATAGCAGAGGTTAGTGATATGGATTGTGTTGTTTTTACAGTAGGTCATGATGCATTTAAAGGGATTACACTAAAAAATGTAGAGCATATGTTTGATTCTTGTGAAGGACAGGAGAAAGTATTAATTGATGTAAAAGGAATTTTTGACAGGTATGAAGCAGTGAATGCCGGATTCCGATACTGGCGACTGTAG